The Lucilia cuprina isolate Lc7/37 chromosome 5, ASM2204524v1, whole genome shotgun sequence genome includes a window with the following:
- the LOC111676848 gene encoding serine protease 1-like, with translation MKVLVVLTLTLACVSAASIPDAPVFLKDLKGAKVIDERITNGYEAYPGLFPYQVGLSLNGPYGSFWCGGSLIGSSWVLTAAHCTNGVRSATVYLGSTVRTVAKVTYNVDYTSFIQHTGFNLNGLAHDISLIRIPEVTYSDEIQPVRLPAMSNSYPSFVGSYGIASGWGRDRDYGSVVSTLMYTYLEVISNAECAQTYGSLISNKNLCVATPSGSSTCKGDSGGPLVLDSTQELIGVTSFVSNLGCQAGLPAGFVRVTSYLDWIKDHTDIYY, from the exons ATGAAAGTCTTGGTAGTTCTAACATTAACGTTAGCTTGCGTTTCGGCTGCCTCCATACCCGATGCTCCAGTTTTTCTTAAAGACCTTAAAGGAGCTAAAGTTATTGATGAACGTATTACCAATGGATATGAAGCTTATCCTGGTCTATTCCCCTATCAAGTTGGACTATCACTAAATGGACCATATGGATCATTTTGGTGTGGTGGTTCTTTAATTGGCAGTTCCTGGGTCTTGACTGCTGCCCATTGTACAAATGGTGTGAGATCTGCAACCGTTTATTTGGGAAGCACTGTTCGTACTGTGGCTAAGGTCACTTACAATGTTGACTATACGTCATTTATCCAACATACAGGCTTTAATCTAAACGGTTTGGCCCATGATATCTCATTAATTCGAATTCCTGAAGTTACTtatagtgatgaaattcaaCCTGTTAGATTACCAGCTATGTCCAACTCATATCCTTCTTTTGTTGGTAGTTATGGCATCGCTAGCGGTTGGGGTCGTGATCGAGatt ACGGTTCAGTTGTATCAACTTTGATGTATACTTATCTAGAAGTTATCAGTAATGCTGAGTGTGCTCAAACTTATGGATCacttatttctaataaaaatctttgtgtTGCCACACCTAGCGGTTCATCTACTTGCAAGGGTGATTCTGGTGGTCCATTGGTTTTGGACTCTACGCAAGAACTTATTGGTGTTACATCGTTTGTTTCGAATCTTGGTTGCCAAGCTGGACTTCCTGCTGGATTTGTTCGTGTAACCAGTTATTTGGATTGGATTAAGGACCACACAGACatatattactaa